TTTTCTGCTAGTGTGCTAAGAGCTGAGGCATGGAGAAGCTACTCCAAAATAACCAAGGTAGGAATAGTTTAGAGTGGATCCTCACATTCTTTCATAAAATAATCTCTAAGTTTTGCTCACTTTGGACAAAGGCATTCTTGTGGAGATGCCTAATAAGGCATCTTTAACTCTGGAAATCCTGGAAAAGGATACTCTACACTGGACAAGGCCTTGCTTCCACACTCACAAGAAGCATTACCAAATGCCTTCTGACATGAAGCAAGTCCAGCACAAACAAACTGCTGAGTCAGCTTCCCCTCTGGGAGATTTCCTGTCAAGAGATTAGGCAGCATTATAACGCACACTGGcaaaaaaaggattttactGCTGCCCCACAACTTGTTCCAGGAACAAATCCGGTAATCACTAGAACCTGAACAAATTCTGTGTATAGATGCAATATTCTACATTACTTTTTAACACCCAGCACCAGGGACCAACCTGTGTGTGTTCTGACGTGAGCCTTCAAATGGGAGCTCTTGAAGTACGTTTTCCCACACCCTGGGTAGCTGCAGATGTGACTTCTTATTCTTGAAGAATCAACCGGAGGAGCGGTTTTTGCTGCAGAAGGTACGaagccaggagcaggggcaATGGGAGAGAGTCTCGTGCCGTTGGGACTAATAATGGGAGCTTTTGTGCTCTGCACAACTGGCTGGGGTACAACAAACATAACAGCCCCTTTGGGAACTTGGGTACCCATGAAGACCATGGGCTGACAgagagctggctgctggcttGGCGTGCTGTTGGGCACCACGGCTGTCACCACATTGTTGTTTGCAGGCAGAGGGACCATCTGGCAAATCACTGGCACAGGGGGGGCTCCACTGCCTTGGGCAGGGCATGGTGATGCCATCCTCGCTGACTGCTGAGCTGACCCGGGGACAGGCTGATGTCTGCTGACCGGGGGCTTTGTCAAGGGCACCAGACCGACAGCTGGTTCTGCggtttttccttctgccacCTGCAGTTCACCGCTCTCATCACCGGCTCCGCTCGGCGCCACGGCGGGACACGCCGACTGCTCTGCCTCAGCATTTTGTTTACTGTTTGTTTCCCTCAAAACGCTGTCCTGGTACTTCAGCACACTGGCTGTTCTCACTGGGCAGGTTTTGTGATTACAAAGCTGAGAATCAGCCGTGTGGCGGATAACACTCGTGGCTTGAGCTTTCAGaggcccagcagctggaggcttCCCTGCCTCAGCCGGTGACCTGCCGAGCGCTGCAGTGGGCGTGGGCGCCCCAGGATGGACCCCTGGATGGACCACCTGAGACATCTCAAAGTCAGAAGGGCTGTAGGGAGGTGTAAGGCACTGTGCAGGGAGAGAGACACGGTAAGGAAGGAACAAGTTACCAACACGTCACCACACTAATGGTTAAAAACAAGCACACACGTGCAAATTCAAAAACTTACAAATGCTGGTATCATGTTAAAGtctgctgctccaggaagcAAAGTCTCATCACTCTCTTCTGAGAAATCAGATGCTGGAGTTATAGGTCtcatttctgcatgttttttgaAGTCTGATTTCCAGTTGCAACTCATAGAAATCAGGGCTTCTACAGCCTCAAAATCACT
This Apus apus isolate bApuApu2 chromosome 2, bApuApu2.pri.cur, whole genome shotgun sequence DNA region includes the following protein-coding sequences:
- the KLF10 gene encoding Krueppel-like factor 10 → MEMMTEKQRDNRYFWNNTPQKSDFEAVEALISMSCNWKSDFKKHAEMRPITPASDFSEESDETLLPGAADFNMIPAFCLTPPYSPSDFEMSQVVHPGVHPGAPTPTAALGRSPAEAGKPPAAGPLKAQATSVIRHTADSQLCNHKTCPVRTASVLKYQDSVLRETNSKQNAEAEQSACPAVAPSGAGDESGELQVAEGKTAEPAVGLVPLTKPPVSRHQPVPGSAQQSARMASPCPAQGSGAPPVPVICQMVPLPANNNVVTAVVPNSTPSQQPALCQPMVFMGTQVPKGAVMFVVPQPVVQSTKAPIISPNGTRLSPIAPAPGFVPSAAKTAPPVDSSRIRSHICSYPGCGKTYFKSSHLKAHVRTHTGEKPFSCSWKGCERRFARSDELSRHRRTHTGEKKFACPMCERRFMRSDHLTKHARRHLSAKKLPNWQMEVSKLNDIALPPAAAAAQ